A window of the Acidimicrobiales bacterium genome harbors these coding sequences:
- a CDS encoding IS110 family transposase, whose protein sequence is MSDDDDIEIDVFVGVDVGKTGHHAVALNRVGKVILDRPVPQDEKQIVEMVETLQTHGQVLFVVDQPATIGALPLAVARSCGVEIGYLPGLAMRRIADLHPGEAKTDARDAFVIAHAARTMPHALRALRVDDEITAELAMLAGFDDDLAGQINRVSNRVRGLLTQIHPALERVIGPELDHRAVLELLVRYPSPAALRSLGRARMATRLRRRAPRKGDRLADAIWAALAEQSVVVTGTDAAAKVLPRLAEQLLMLRRQRREIADQVEELVDAHPLCEVLTSMPGIAARTAARIIVETSGREFPTAGHLAAYAGLAPVTRRSGTSIRGEYPSKRGNRRLKRALYLSAFSSLGDPASRRYYDRKRSERKTHQQAILALARRRSDVIYAMIRDGVPYDPTMSAAA, encoded by the coding sequence ATGAGCGACGACGATGACATTGAGATCGATGTGTTCGTGGGGGTCGATGTCGGCAAGACCGGCCACCACGCGGTGGCGTTGAACCGTGTCGGCAAGGTGATCCTCGATCGACCCGTCCCGCAAGACGAGAAACAGATCGTCGAGATGGTCGAGACTCTGCAAACCCATGGGCAGGTGTTGTTCGTGGTTGATCAGCCGGCCACGATCGGGGCATTGCCCCTGGCGGTCGCACGCTCGTGCGGGGTCGAGATCGGCTATCTACCCGGCCTGGCGATGCGCCGCATCGCCGATCTCCACCCGGGCGAAGCCAAGACCGACGCCCGCGACGCCTTCGTGATCGCCCACGCAGCCCGCACGATGCCACACGCACTACGGGCGCTGCGCGTGGACGATGAGATCACCGCTGAGTTGGCGATGCTGGCCGGCTTCGATGACGACCTCGCCGGTCAGATCAACCGGGTCTCCAACCGGGTCCGGGGCCTGTTGACCCAGATCCATCCAGCGTTGGAACGTGTCATCGGCCCTGAGCTTGACCATCGGGCCGTCCTCGAGTTGCTGGTCCGCTATCCGTCACCGGCTGCGTTGCGGTCACTGGGCCGGGCACGCATGGCGACACGTCTGCGGCGCCGAGCGCCACGCAAAGGTGATCGTCTCGCCGACGCGATCTGGGCTGCCCTCGCCGAACAGAGCGTCGTAGTGACCGGCACCGACGCAGCAGCCAAGGTGCTACCCCGGCTCGCCGAACAACTGTTGATGCTGCGCCGTCAACGCCGTGAGATCGCCGACCAGGTTGAGGAGCTCGTCGACGCGCACCCTCTTTGCGAAGTCCTGACCTCGATGCCCGGCATCGCGGCCAGGACCGCAGCACGCATCATCGTGGAGACCTCGGGACGCGAGTTCCCCACCGCCGGGCACCTCGCCGCATACGCCGGGCTCGCACCCGTCACCCGACGATCAGGCACCTCGATCCGAGGCGAGTATCCCTCCAAGCGTGGGAACCGTCGACTGAAACGAGCGCTGTATCTGTCAGCGTTCTCGTCGCTCGGCGATCCCGCTTCCCGGCGCTACTACGACCGCAAACGGTCCGAGCGCAAGACCCACCAGCAAGCCATCCTCGCGCTCGCCCGTCGCCGCAGCGACGTCATCTACGCCATGATCCGAGACGGCGTTCCCTACGACCCGACAATGTCGGCAGCTGCTTGA
- a CDS encoding IS21 family transposase, producing MKDGKQVTEILEAFDLTRSFRAAAALAGCSPNTVADWVAKRDRGELGDAAGPVRRERLVDGFVDKIEEWVDRSDGKIRADVCYDKLVALGFEGSPRTVRRAVADAKASLRAGRRRVYRPWIVEPGMWAQWDWGQGPTIEGRPTNLWCAWLAWCRHRVVIPTWDRTLPTVIGCLDASMRVWGGAPTYWLTDNERTVTIDHVAGIAVRHPMIVAAGKHYGVTIATCVPADPESKGGSEAAVRIAKADLVPTAANLRDVYGSWAELVEACDVFMAKVNGREHRITRRAPADMLADEQARLHRLPDAAFTQAFGQTRKVTWSATISFGGVTYSVPHTLVDETVWVRVDGDEIVAVHVAAAGPVEVARHRRSTPGTPVIDEAHYPPRPEGALARQPRPVSAAEAEFLALGDGARIWLVEAAAAGTTRIKVKMAEAVTLARLRGADRVDWALGHAAMFSRFAEGDLASILEANPPGQRRRADDVHSMQASTNAWDGFGQSGQQ from the coding sequence GTGAAGGATGGCAAACAAGTGACGGAGATATTGGAAGCGTTCGATCTGACGAGATCGTTCCGTGCCGCGGCTGCGTTGGCGGGGTGCTCGCCGAACACGGTGGCTGATTGGGTAGCGAAGCGGGACCGGGGCGAACTCGGCGATGCTGCGGGACCGGTCCGGCGGGAGCGTCTGGTCGACGGGTTTGTCGACAAGATCGAGGAATGGGTGGATCGGTCCGACGGCAAGATCCGTGCCGATGTCTGTTACGACAAACTGGTGGCGCTCGGGTTTGAGGGGTCGCCTCGCACGGTCCGGCGGGCGGTCGCCGACGCCAAGGCGTCGCTACGGGCAGGCCGGCGGCGGGTGTATCGGCCCTGGATTGTCGAGCCTGGGATGTGGGCGCAGTGGGACTGGGGCCAAGGCCCAACGATCGAGGGCCGGCCAACGAATTTGTGGTGTGCGTGGTTGGCGTGGTGCCGTCACCGGGTGGTGATCCCGACCTGGGATCGGACACTGCCGACGGTGATCGGCTGTCTGGACGCTTCGATGCGGGTCTGGGGAGGGGCTCCGACGTATTGGCTGACCGACAACGAACGGACCGTGACGATCGATCATGTCGCTGGGATCGCGGTTCGGCATCCGATGATCGTGGCCGCCGGCAAGCATTACGGGGTCACGATCGCGACGTGTGTGCCGGCTGATCCGGAATCCAAGGGTGGATCGGAAGCAGCGGTCCGGATCGCGAAAGCCGATCTGGTGCCCACGGCTGCGAACCTGCGTGACGTCTACGGGTCGTGGGCGGAACTGGTCGAGGCGTGTGATGTGTTCATGGCCAAGGTGAATGGCCGGGAGCATCGGATCACCCGGCGGGCGCCGGCTGACATGCTCGCTGATGAACAAGCCCGGCTGCATCGGTTGCCTGATGCTGCGTTCACCCAAGCGTTCGGGCAGACCCGCAAGGTGACGTGGTCGGCAACGATCAGTTTCGGCGGTGTCACCTATTCCGTCCCGCACACCCTGGTTGATGAAACGGTGTGGGTCCGTGTCGATGGCGACGAGATCGTTGCTGTGCACGTCGCAGCGGCTGGCCCGGTCGAGGTCGCCCGCCATCGCCGGTCCACACCGGGCACCCCGGTGATCGATGAGGCGCACTATCCGCCACGCCCCGAAGGCGCGTTGGCCCGTCAACCACGGCCGGTGTCAGCTGCTGAGGCAGAGTTCTTGGCGTTGGGTGACGGGGCGAGGATCTGGCTCGTGGAGGCTGCAGCAGCCGGGACGACACGGATCAAGGTGAAAATGGCTGAAGCGGTCACGCTTGCCCGGCTCCGCGGCGCTGACCGGGTTGATTGGGCGCTCGGTCACGCCGCCATGTTCTCGAGGTTCGCCGAGGGTGATCTCGCGTCGATCCTGGAAGCGAACCCGCCCGGCCAGCGTCGCCGGGCTGATGACGTTCACTCGATGCAGGCCAGCACCAACGCCTGGGACGGCTTCGGCCAAAGCGGCCAGCAATGA
- a CDS encoding helix-turn-helix domain-containing protein gives MSGAGQRAGYGQYCPITRALEVLGERWSLLIVRDLLCGATRFNELARGNPRLSRSLLSNRLRQLERAGVIEHVGDDYLLTDAGRDLQDVVFGLGGWGARWQFDEPRESELDPELLMWWVHRRLDFSLLPDRRVVIEFRFRGEPRGFWIMKDSQGPSVCTTDPGFEIDATIESDLSTMYQVWLGKLPLKGALKDGRVVMHGAPAIVRRLPVTLELSPIAEVVANAKR, from the coding sequence ATGAGCGGAGCGGGACAGCGAGCGGGCTACGGGCAGTACTGCCCCATCACCCGAGCGCTCGAAGTACTCGGCGAGCGCTGGTCGCTGTTGATCGTGCGCGACCTGCTGTGCGGGGCCACACGCTTCAACGAGCTCGCTCGGGGCAATCCGCGCCTGTCACGGAGTCTGCTGTCGAATCGGCTCCGTCAGCTCGAACGAGCCGGCGTGATCGAACACGTCGGCGACGACTACCTCCTCACCGACGCCGGTCGCGACCTGCAAGACGTCGTCTTCGGGCTCGGCGGGTGGGGAGCCAGGTGGCAGTTCGACGAGCCACGAGAGAGCGAACTCGATCCCGAGCTGCTCATGTGGTGGGTGCACCGGCGCCTCGATTTCTCGCTGCTGCCCGATCGACGAGTCGTGATCGAGTTCCGGTTCCGGGGTGAACCACGCGGGTTCTGGATCATGAAGGACTCCCAGGGACCCTCGGTGTGTACGACCGACCCCGGTTTCGAGATCGATGCCACCATCGAGAGCGATCTGTCCACGATGTACCAGGTCTGGCTGGGCAAGCTTCCTCTGAAGGGAGCGCTCAAGGACGGACGGGTGGTGATGCACGGCGCCCCGGCCATCGTGCGCCGCCTACCTGTCACACTCGAACTGAGCCCGATCGCCGAGGTGGTCGCCAACGCCAAACGCTGA
- the istB gene encoding IS21-like element helper ATPase IstB, protein MTTPIDEVVELLRGLRLPHMRAAAPELLATAKAQRWEPAEAIRALLAEELAGRQASSIRARRKAAGFPTGKTFDVWDENLSSIPAPTQRALRTLEWVGRAENLVVCGPSGTGKTHFLEGLGQACIDAGHKVSWFSLEDLGALIRRHGADDSAAKAIRRIMRADVIVIDDIGLLPVATETAEALYRVVDAAYEKRALALSSNLHPAGFDELMPKTIANATVDRLMHHAHVVLTNGDSIRLTQATAGKGVTPLT, encoded by the coding sequence ATGACTACCCCGATCGACGAGGTCGTCGAACTACTACGCGGGCTCCGCCTGCCACACATGCGCGCTGCCGCCCCTGAGTTGTTGGCGACTGCGAAAGCGCAACGATGGGAACCCGCCGAAGCCATCCGAGCCCTCCTGGCCGAAGAGCTCGCCGGCCGGCAAGCATCCTCGATCCGGGCCCGCCGAAAAGCGGCCGGGTTCCCCACCGGGAAGACCTTCGACGTGTGGGACGAGAACCTGTCATCGATCCCGGCACCGACCCAGCGGGCGCTGCGCACCCTGGAATGGGTCGGCCGGGCCGAGAACCTCGTGGTCTGTGGGCCATCCGGCACCGGGAAAACCCATTTCCTCGAAGGCCTCGGCCAAGCCTGCATCGACGCCGGCCACAAGGTGTCGTGGTTCAGCCTCGAAGACCTCGGCGCTCTCATCCGCCGCCACGGAGCCGACGACAGCGCGGCCAAAGCGATCCGCCGGATCATGCGAGCCGATGTCATCGTCATCGACGACATCGGGCTGCTACCCGTCGCGACCGAGACCGCTGAAGCGCTCTACCGCGTTGTCGACGCCGCCTATGAGAAACGAGCGCTCGCACTGTCCAGCAACCTGCACCCCGCCGGGTTCGACGAACTCATGCCCAAGACCATCGCCAACGCGACCGTGGACCGGCTCATGCACCACGCCCACGTCGTGCTCACCAACGGTGACAGCATCCGCCTCACCCAAGCCACCGCCGGCAAAGGAGTCACACCACTGACCTGA
- a CDS encoding acyclic terpene utilization AtuA family protein, translating to MTQRLSDTINVLVPIGALGSGVRASDVEAGIAAGAHAIACDAGSTDSGPAYLATATSKYSRASVKHDLEILMRAQAAAGIPLLIGSCGTSGTDAGVDWTRDIALEVAREHGLRPRIAMLYSEQDPAVMAERTRRGEIAPLPPITSTEPSLFEGCDHIVALMGPEPYIAALEAGADIVLGGRTSDPAVLAAVPLARGAGAGPAWHAAKTAECGGLCTNKSRADGVLIRVGPDAFEVEPLADDARCTARTVSAHMLYENSDPFVLTEPGGEVHVAGASYHEVDHRVVRVEGSRFEPKPYTMKLEGASGGAFQTIMLIGIQDPRVLGEIDRFVARMQKALVRRVETTMASDAGDYDISLRTYGWNAVDGRPVASAATPREVGLMFVATAETQELATQIAKTCNPHFFHLPLHAEQELPSYAFAFSPAEIERGQVYEFQLNHVVRVEGPDELVWTVIIEAGATP from the coding sequence ATGACGCAGCGGCTCAGCGACACCATCAACGTGCTGGTGCCCATCGGCGCCCTCGGGTCCGGCGTGCGGGCGAGCGACGTCGAGGCCGGGATCGCTGCCGGAGCTCACGCGATCGCCTGCGACGCCGGGTCGACCGACAGCGGCCCTGCCTACCTGGCCACCGCCACATCCAAGTACTCACGGGCGTCGGTGAAGCACGACCTCGAGATCCTGATGCGGGCGCAGGCGGCCGCCGGCATCCCGCTGTTGATCGGCTCGTGCGGGACATCGGGCACCGACGCCGGGGTCGACTGGACACGTGACATCGCCCTCGAGGTGGCCCGCGAGCACGGCCTGCGGCCCCGGATCGCGATGCTGTACTCCGAGCAGGACCCAGCAGTGATGGCCGAACGAACGCGGCGTGGCGAGATCGCACCCCTGCCGCCGATCACGTCGACCGAACCATCGCTGTTCGAGGGCTGCGACCACATCGTCGCCCTGATGGGACCCGAGCCTTACATCGCTGCGCTCGAGGCCGGTGCCGACATCGTGCTCGGCGGCCGCACCTCCGACCCGGCCGTACTGGCAGCCGTCCCCTTGGCCCGCGGCGCCGGCGCCGGTCCGGCCTGGCATGCGGCGAAGACGGCGGAATGTGGCGGGCTGTGCACCAACAAGTCCCGTGCGGACGGTGTGCTCATCCGCGTTGGACCGGATGCGTTCGAGGTCGAACCGCTCGCCGACGACGCCCGTTGCACCGCCCGCACCGTGTCGGCCCACATGCTGTACGAGAACAGCGACCCATTCGTCCTCACCGAACCCGGCGGTGAAGTGCACGTTGCCGGCGCCAGCTATCACGAGGTCGACCATCGTGTTGTTCGCGTCGAGGGCTCCCGCTTCGAGCCGAAGCCCTACACGATGAAGCTCGAAGGCGCCTCCGGCGGGGCGTTCCAGACGATCATGCTGATCGGCATCCAAGACCCACGTGTGCTGGGCGAGATCGACCGTTTCGTTGCCAGGATGCAGAAGGCCCTCGTGCGACGAGTCGAGACCACGATGGCGAGCGACGCCGGCGACTACGACATCTCGCTGCGTACCTACGGGTGGAATGCCGTCGACGGGCGGCCGGTGGCATCGGCTGCGACGCCGCGCGAAGTCGGCCTCATGTTCGTCGCCACCGCCGAAACCCAGGAGCTCGCCACCCAGATCGCCAAGACGTGCAACCCGCACTTCTTCCACCTCCCGCTCCACGCCGAACAGGAGCTGCCGAGCTACGCGTTTGCGTTCTCTCCCGCCGAGATCGAGCGAGGCCAGGTCTACGAGTTCCAACTCAACCACGTCGTGAGGGTCGAAGGCCCCGACGAACTGGTGTGGACGGTCATCATCGAGGCAGGAGCAACGCCGTGA
- a CDS encoding RNA polymerase sigma factor, producing the protein MRSDLAAVFRRESGRCTATLIRILGDIDLAEDAVAEAFLIAAEQWPTQGLPPNPGGWITTTARRKAIDRLRREATRTDRYVAAYRTAETEPMTHDPDAAELDALVDAVPDDQLRLLFLCCHPALHPDAQTALTLRLLGGLEVPEIARAFLTTDATMNKRIGRAKRKLRDNRAPYRIPRSAELPERLGVVLTAIYLIFNEGHTATAGDDVNRPALTAEAIRLGRMVSELMPDEPEAVGLLALMLLTDARRPARIGEGGELIRLSDQDRSRWDRSLINGGHELVRQCLRRNQPGPFQIQAAIAAVHTDAAAAADTDWHQIVTLYDLLLHHQPTPIVALNRAIALAELEGPAAGLFTLDELGESLDHYAPFHATLADLLMRAGRSADAVVAYDRAIELTNNSAEQSFLRRQRAFATAAH; encoded by the coding sequence GTGAGGAGTGACCTCGCCGCCGTCTTCCGGCGGGAGTCCGGGCGCTGCACGGCCACGCTGATCCGCATCCTCGGCGACATCGACCTCGCCGAGGATGCGGTGGCGGAGGCCTTCCTGATCGCCGCCGAGCAGTGGCCCACCCAGGGACTCCCGCCGAACCCCGGCGGTTGGATCACCACCACTGCCCGACGCAAGGCGATCGATCGGCTGCGGCGTGAAGCCACGCGCACCGATCGCTACGTCGCTGCGTACCGGACGGCCGAGACCGAACCCATGACCCACGATCCTGATGCCGCTGAGCTCGACGCTCTCGTCGATGCAGTGCCCGACGACCAGCTGCGGCTCCTCTTCCTCTGCTGCCACCCGGCGCTGCATCCCGATGCGCAGACCGCCCTCACACTCCGCCTGCTCGGTGGGCTCGAGGTGCCCGAGATCGCTCGAGCCTTTCTCACCACCGACGCGACGATGAACAAGCGCATCGGCCGGGCCAAGCGCAAGCTCCGTGACAATCGAGCGCCGTACCGGATCCCTCGATCCGCCGAGCTCCCCGAGCGCCTCGGTGTGGTGCTCACGGCGATCTACCTCATCTTCAACGAAGGCCACACCGCCACGGCCGGTGACGACGTCAACCGGCCGGCGTTGACCGCTGAAGCCATCCGACTCGGGCGCATGGTGAGTGAGCTGATGCCCGACGAGCCCGAGGCCGTGGGTCTGCTGGCGCTCATGCTGCTAACTGATGCTCGTCGCCCGGCCCGCATCGGTGAGGGCGGCGAACTCATCCGGTTGTCGGACCAAGATCGGAGCCGTTGGGATCGATCGCTGATCAACGGGGGTCACGAACTGGTGCGCCAGTGCCTGCGCCGGAACCAGCCGGGCCCATTCCAGATCCAGGCGGCCATCGCGGCAGTTCACACCGACGCTGCCGCGGCTGCCGACACCGACTGGCACCAGATCGTCACGCTCTACGACCTGCTACTGCACCACCAACCGACCCCGATCGTGGCGCTCAATCGTGCGATCGCGCTCGCCGAACTCGAAGGGCCCGCGGCGGGTCTGTTCACCCTCGACGAGCTCGGCGAGTCGCTCGATCACTACGCCCCGTTCCACGCCACGCTTGCCGACCTCCTCATGCGGGCCGGTCGATCCGCTGACGCCGTCGTGGCCTACGACCGAGCGATCGAGCTCACCAACAACTCGGCCGAGCAGTCGTTCCTCCGCCGCCAACGCGCATTCGCCACAGCCGCCCACTGA
- a CDS encoding acyl-CoA dehydrogenase family protein, which translates to MTMTEPPTTQPPIATPATHWSGADADARWISVARTVATQLADHAERHDREGSFVQDGFDLLRSRDFMSLLVPSDLGGGGASHAEACAVVAELAHGCPSTSLAYSMHSHLVAAQVWRHHRDLPAPVLDRVAANQLVLISTGAADWIDSNGSATKVDGGFRVTARKLPSSGCPAGDVVVASVRWEDAPDGPQVIHCSIPFAADGVTIEETWDAMGMRGTGSHTIVLDEVFVPDEAVALIRPAGVWHPIWSVVVGAALPLIMSSYVGVAESAAGRAIEMASRKSDRPDVAPLVGRMLNRLTTARDTVRAMIEASDDLRFDNTLDSAAASLTRKSIAAEACIDTVRLALEIGGGAAFSRTEPIERMFRDVHGSLFHPLPTAQQERFTGRVALGLDPLG; encoded by the coding sequence ATGACCATGACCGAACCGCCGACGACGCAACCGCCGATCGCAACACCCGCGACGCACTGGAGCGGTGCCGATGCCGACGCGCGATGGATCTCGGTCGCCCGGACCGTCGCCACCCAGTTGGCCGACCATGCCGAACGGCACGATCGGGAGGGGTCGTTCGTGCAGGACGGCTTCGATCTGCTTCGATCGAGAGACTTCATGTCGCTTCTCGTTCCCTCTGACCTCGGCGGGGGCGGAGCGTCGCATGCCGAGGCGTGCGCCGTCGTGGCTGAATTGGCGCACGGGTGTCCGTCGACGTCGTTGGCCTACTCGATGCATTCCCACCTCGTCGCTGCCCAGGTGTGGCGACACCACCGAGATCTGCCGGCGCCGGTGCTGGACAGGGTCGCAGCCAACCAACTGGTCCTGATCTCCACTGGAGCAGCCGACTGGATCGACTCGAACGGGTCGGCAACCAAGGTCGACGGCGGCTTCCGAGTGACCGCTCGCAAACTGCCGTCGAGTGGCTGCCCGGCTGGAGACGTCGTCGTCGCGAGCGTGCGATGGGAGGACGCTCCCGATGGCCCGCAGGTGATCCACTGCTCGATCCCCTTCGCCGCCGACGGCGTCACGATCGAGGAGACCTGGGATGCGATGGGCATGCGCGGGACAGGTTCGCACACGATCGTGCTCGATGAGGTCTTCGTTCCCGACGAGGCGGTGGCACTCATCCGACCGGCCGGCGTGTGGCACCCGATCTGGAGTGTCGTGGTCGGCGCCGCGCTGCCGCTGATCATGTCGAGCTATGTCGGCGTTGCCGAGTCGGCGGCCGGACGCGCGATCGAGATGGCAAGTCGCAAGTCGGACCGGCCCGACGTCGCGCCCCTCGTCGGGCGCATGCTCAACCGCCTCACGACCGCTCGCGACACCGTCCGGGCCATGATCGAAGCGAGCGACGACCTTCGTTTCGACAACACACTCGACAGCGCTGCCGCCTCGCTCACCCGCAAGTCGATCGCCGCTGAAGCGTGCATCGACACGGTTCGGCTGGCACTCGAGATCGGCGGCGGCGCGGCCTTCTCCCGCACCGAACCCATCGAGCGGATGTTCCGAGACGTGCACGGCTCACTGTTCCACCCACTGCCGACCGCCCAACAGGAACGCTTCACCGGACGGGTGGCGCTCGGCCTCGACCCTCTGGGCTGA
- a CDS encoding DUF4387 domain-containing protein gives MNTLAEVAHYVRSKNAGPFWITIDITCADRERYERCVRAESLQPEAVAAVYGVDPALVKRFELPDLCVLKISYPRPQPQGGAVERDMHGGQQYVRLLTSPV, from the coding sequence GTGAACACCCTGGCGGAAGTGGCGCACTACGTGAGGTCGAAGAACGCCGGGCCGTTCTGGATCACGATCGACATCACCTGCGCCGACCGCGAGCGCTACGAGCGATGCGTGCGAGCCGAGTCACTACAACCGGAGGCAGTGGCCGCGGTGTACGGCGTCGATCCGGCCCTGGTCAAACGATTCGAGCTCCCTGACCTCTGCGTCCTCAAGATCTCGTATCCGCGACCCCAACCGCAGGGTGGTGCCGTCGAGCGAGACATGCACGGCGGCCAGCAGTACGTTCGACTCCTCACCTCGCCTGTCTGA
- a CDS encoding IS256 family transposase — protein sequence MTEYESALSAFETRLTGTGLAGSLAEILTDAIQELIEAELTARIGAEPGERTLARTNLRNGHRPKLVSTPAGDLELGIPKLRQGSFFPELLEPRRRIDKALWAVIMTAYITGTSTRKVDDLVKALGCDTGISKSSVSRICKNIDADVAVLRNRDLGHQRFVYVWLDATYVHVREAGQVTSKAVVIATGLRADGYREVLGVDVGDSENETFWTEFLRSLKDRNLTGVRLVISDAHAGLKAAIRRVFQGAGWQRCRVHAMRNLLSVAKHQHRFMIAALIRTIFAQPDAGSARTQLRNVVTQLAGVSPEVATKLEGMETDLLAYTGFPPAHWSKIWSNNPIERLNRELKRRTDVVQIFPNTESVIRLVGALLVEINDEMISSDRRYIAAGSLEPLVDHEGEPLTSLPAAPRT from the coding sequence ATGACCGAATACGAGTCTGCACTATCCGCTTTCGAGACGCGTCTCACCGGGACCGGCCTTGCCGGATCACTGGCGGAGATTCTGACCGATGCCATCCAAGAACTCATCGAAGCCGAACTCACCGCACGCATCGGCGCCGAACCCGGTGAACGGACCCTGGCCCGCACCAACCTCCGCAACGGGCACCGCCCGAAACTGGTATCGACCCCCGCAGGCGACCTCGAGCTGGGGATCCCGAAACTCCGGCAAGGATCGTTCTTCCCCGAACTCCTCGAGCCCCGCCGCCGCATCGACAAAGCCCTGTGGGCAGTGATCATGACCGCCTACATCACCGGCACCAGCACCCGAAAGGTCGACGACCTGGTCAAAGCGTTGGGCTGCGACACCGGCATCTCCAAGAGCAGTGTCAGCAGGATCTGCAAGAACATCGACGCCGACGTCGCCGTGCTACGCAACCGTGATCTCGGCCATCAACGCTTCGTCTACGTCTGGCTGGACGCCACCTACGTCCACGTCCGCGAAGCAGGCCAGGTCACCTCGAAAGCAGTCGTGATCGCGACAGGTCTCCGAGCCGACGGCTACCGGGAAGTACTCGGTGTCGATGTCGGGGACTCGGAGAACGAAACGTTTTGGACCGAGTTCCTCCGGAGCTTGAAAGACCGCAACCTCACGGGTGTCCGCCTCGTCATCTCCGACGCCCACGCCGGGTTGAAAGCAGCAATCCGGCGGGTGTTCCAAGGCGCCGGTTGGCAACGCTGCCGCGTGCACGCCATGAGGAACCTGTTGTCGGTCGCCAAGCACCAGCACCGCTTCATGATCGCGGCGTTGATCCGCACCATCTTCGCCCAACCCGACGCCGGGTCGGCCCGCACCCAGTTACGTAACGTCGTCACCCAGCTCGCTGGTGTGTCGCCCGAGGTCGCTACCAAGCTGGAGGGCATGGAGACCGACTTGTTGGCCTACACCGGGTTCCCGCCGGCGCACTGGTCCAAGATCTGGTCGAACAACCCGATCGAACGATTGAACCGTGAACTGAAACGACGCACCGATGTCGTGCAGATCTTCCCCAACACCGAATCGGTGATCCGCCTCGTCGGCGCGCTGCTGGTCGAGATCAACGACGAAATGATCTCCTCCGACCGGCGCTACATCGCCGCCGGCAGTCTCGAACCACTCGTCGACCATGAAGGAGAACCGCTAACGTCATTGCCCGCAGCCCCAAGAACCTGA
- a CDS encoding DinB family protein, whose translation MTSAQASATEHDRLIAALDANRTHILQAIDGLDDEQLRRPTLPSGWSLIGLIRHLTLADERYWFDSIVGGAPFGWFPEEPGADWIVDDDESVADVIAEYKAEIERSNTTLRAARLDGPPRQRDPLWDEWGIDFPDVRYIALHMLTETAVHAGHVDAVRELIDGKQWIVLT comes from the coding sequence ATGACCAGCGCGCAAGCTTCGGCCACCGAGCACGATCGCCTGATCGCTGCGCTCGACGCGAACCGCACGCACATCCTCCAAGCGATCGACGGGCTCGATGATGAGCAACTCCGTCGGCCGACACTGCCGTCGGGCTGGAGCCTGATCGGCCTCATCCGCCACCTCACCCTCGCCGACGAGCGCTACTGGTTCGACAGCATCGTGGGCGGCGCACCCTTTGGCTGGTTCCCAGAGGAACCGGGAGCGGATTGGATCGTCGACGACGATGAATCCGTCGCCGATGTCATCGCCGAGTACAAGGCCGAGATCGAGCGCTCCAACACAACCCTGCGAGCAGCACGCCTCGACGGGCCACCTCGACAACGTGATCCGCTGTGGGACGAGTGGGGGATCGACTTCCCCGACGTGCGCTACATCGCCCTTCACATGCTCACCGAGACGGCGGTCCACGCCGGCCATGTCGACGCCGTTCGCGAACTGATCGACGGCAAGCAGTGGATCGTGCTCACCTGA
- a CDS encoding YciI family protein: MAQYLLSVWHDEDYEVDFSTDDAQRMVAQVGKFNEDLISSGAFVFAAGLHPASSATVIRFSDGATSMTDGPYAESKEQMGGFWIIEAADLDAALDWAQRGSIACEGPVEVRPMQGEE; encoded by the coding sequence ATGGCTCAGTACTTGCTCTCGGTTTGGCACGATGAGGACTACGAGGTCGACTTCTCGACCGATGACGCGCAGCGCATGGTGGCGCAGGTGGGGAAGTTCAACGAGGACTTGATCTCGTCGGGTGCCTTCGTATTCGCCGCTGGGCTGCACCCCGCCAGCTCAGCCACGGTCATCCGGTTCAGCGACGGCGCGACCTCGATGACCGATGGCCCCTACGCCGAGTCGAAGGAACAGATGGGCGGCTTCTGGATCATCGAGGCGGCTGACCTCGATGCTGCGCTGGACTGGGCGCAACGAGGGTCGATCGCTTGTGAGGGTCCGGTCGAGGTCCGACCGATGCAGGGTGAGGAGTGA